The genome window ATTggactatataaaaaatctgtgtTGTAGACTAGGATAAACTACtcatatatgtaataaagaaTTGAATAGGTGTCAAAGgggcaaaaataaaaagttaacaaacTGGCCTTTTCAGCTGACCTGAACTAGTAAGGTAAACATCGTATTTATAGCCCCGTTTGATAGTTGGCATTAATTTGAGTCTGTCACAGTCCATGGATAACTTCACCGAACTTTCCAGTTGCTTACAGCActaaaacacaatatttaacGCTCAACCTTAActctaaacaatttataaaatttaatattcacttcttttttgtattgatttaaatgtaaaatatagttttttttttcaaacaatattttcaactaaaaatatcttgcatgaatttatattaaagatattatgaataaatacttaatatttttactatactaaccagtttttattataaaaaatttctagATTATACAGCTTGATATTGGATTTTCaagcaaaacatatttaattccaTATAATAAGTTTTAGTTAATATCATGATAATCTAGCTGATAGATTAGTTAAACATGatctatattaatttcatgcaacattatgttctacataaacccatttttaattaacttaatattcttttgtttgtattaGAGACGATTGTAATGTATGAAATGATACTggttattagtttttatgaACACCTTCATTAGAATAATTGGCagcaatagaaataatatacagaaataaatttaccttGAAACTGATTAGTGGCTCTTCAGTGTCTTCCTTGTAATATTCTATATTTACAGTTACTAGACCACGGTCAAACATTCTTACGGAAACTGTGGTCCCTTTTTTCCCagttaatagttttaaagaCCCACCATCGATGTTTATATCAGCAGCTAATATAAGATTTGGTACATATTCTTTTAGAATGGTCTCTAATTGGCCGAACACAGTTTTCTGACCGCTCTCATCCCCAACTCGCGCAGGGTCAACAGAAAAATCTAACAATAACGTTTGTACCGACATTTTCCTTTAATAATCGGCCAAGAAGTGGTAATAAGCAATATTCGGACGGATACACCGGCAAAATTAAAGCTGAAAAGATGATATTCTACTCCCTCTTCCAATTTGACAAAGAGCGCAAGCGCAAATATATTTGACAGATTTGACATTTTACAGAAGGGTTGCTATGCATGCGAAGACGCACGAcccaaaaaaaattcaataaactgCAGTTCAAAAGCTGATTTGTAGTGAAAAACACAGTTTCTATTATTTCAGGAAGAACGGCGAatacaaaaatcttaaaaatataattaaagcatgtaagttactaaaataaaccttttacttttttatctgtaaaattttaaggaaCATCTTGTAACACCGCTTCGATGGCTGTCTTTTGCAAAAATCCAAGGCTCTAAAAAGAATTTGTGATATGGCTGGTAATAATACCGAAGAAGTTGAGGTGGGtagcaaataattaaaaattctaagaCCGccgtaaaataatcttttgacAATGAATTGCTTAAATAACGCGTCAATTAACGATAATCTATGGTGATGTGGCTATACCAACTTTCACTGGTTCATTTGTTTCTTGTTCGCTtaatttaaagcaattttaaaacatctcgTTGTCTTTAATATCCTCGTTGATTCaaagcaaaacatatttttgtgtaatttgtattaaataacgtgattttttaagttacattcGTATAGGTTaagtttcataaaaatgtCTTCTGTGTTAAAGGGGACTACTACTGATAGTAAGACTAACACCCCTGCCGAGCTCCCACCAGAATTCCTCATCAAGCATCCACTTCAAAATACTTGGAGTCTGTGGTTTTATGATAATGACAGAACTAAGACATGGGAGGAGAACTTGCTTGAACTGACGACATTTGATACGGTGGAAGATTTTTGGAGGTAAATTGGGGTTCAATCATTTTATTGTGAACTTTCaaagtaatagtaaaatttatttgattaatcagtaattcaatattttacattgtgttgttaacaaaacttatatttattgttgccACCTAACAATACTGTTCATTTAATctgcaataatattataaatacaattataaatttcagaTTGTACCACCATATTAAACTACCCTCTGAACTACGTCAGGGTCATGATTATGCAGTGTTCAAGCAGGGCATTCGGCCCATGTGGGAAGATGATGCCAACAAAATGGGTGGCCGATGGCTTATTAGTCTTGAGAAGAAGCAGCGTAACTCAGATTTAGACCGATTTTGGTTGGAAattgtaagtaaaaatatttgtttatttaccaTTCTATTTTCAGTTTTCATATGAAGGTGATTTTGGTATCAACAAAGgttctaatatataattatgtcaTTAATCATTCAATTTATCATTAAACTTGAACTACAactcattaattaaataactattttaaatttcagatACTTCTACTAATAGGTGAAAATTTTGAGCACTCTGATGAAATTTGTGGTGCGGTTGTGAATGTAAGACCTAAGCTTGATAAAATTGGTgagtttgaaaatttaatactttgcttccatgaaaaattaataaattgatgtaTGCATGTgaatcataaattataaataactagctgtcgcctgcgactccgtccgcgcgcagttgaaaaatgggggggggggttatgaaaatagatgctggccgattctcagacctactgaatatgctcacaaaatttcatgagaatcggtcaagccgtttcggaggagtacgggaacgaaaactgtgacacgagaattttatatattagataattaatGATCAAGGGTATATTATTACCCTTATGAGACATATTTGTgtctaaaaatacatttttttaaatttataaccatatataaattttgtagttaaacttgtatacattttacattattattttaggtgTATGGACAGCAGATACATCGAAGCAACAAGCCAATCTTGAGATTGgaaggaaaataaaagaacagCTTGGTATCCATGGAAAAATTGGCTTCCAACTACACAGAGACACTATGGTCAAACATAGTTCCGCAACCAAGAATCTATATACtgtttagattataaaaattatgtctaGAATACGCAACAATGGTTAAGAGATGACTAAAATGAAGcatgttttaatgtaataatttttagattatgTACTTCTTCTGTGGACAATTACTGTATGAGGGGTCACAAATTATCCACAATATATTACACAACTCACtgaagaacaaaataaaaatacaattatagtTAAAGTTGTGTATTCTACTGAGACAGGCCAATATATAGTTGTATTCAATACACACTAAGAGTTGTGGTCCAAGATCATATAAAGACTTTGAAATGGATTTGTCCTTACtatgtaatgaaatttttcatatattgaaataacacgaaacatttgatttaaatagaaattggaTATTAAAAGAAGATAATTgggtttttatttcaatatgttgAAGTTATACAAATAAGCCATgatattcataaatttataaatgaaagaattttcaaAGTTGCATTGTTTAAGTATTTGTCTACAGAAGTACATTGTCATCTCCGGCCATTGGTGCCCtgagatatgttttatttaacagaagtagtatttATGTTATCATTCATATTTGCCTCGTAACGAGAGCTTGGTTCAACCAACAGTTATTGACTACGATTAACAAAAAGTCTGATGTTTGTACTAAAGCTATGCTCGGTTATGTTAAAATGGTCACCTAGTTGTAAGTCTGTAtttactacttattaagtatccGGTGATTCAGGAAGTTGACTTCGgaattctcttttttttaacattttaacacttttgtttatttaatttgtcacgCTTTAGTATCCCTGTACGATGGTATGTCTCGCTAGTGTAACAACTCATTGTTTGAAATTGATGTTTGCGCATATATGTTAAAGAATGTTTtggtattttgtataaaaagtaCTGAAATAAAGCattggttttatttataatttacaccTTACCTTTATTGTAACTTGTGAAAAGTTTCAACTCGGAACAGTATTTGTGATGacaacaaagataaaatttattgatcaCCTAGATGATGGAAATGCTATATAGCTTGTAAGAACTTCTATTATAGCTTTATATCTAGCTGACAAACAACTGGAAAAAGGTTGTGGAATGATAGCACTTCGTTACTCATTGTGGAAGAATAATTTGTTCAATActcaaaaaaaagttaagtttccgaaattgataaatttctaattttgGTACTCAATTTAAAATGAGTAAACATTATGGTCACCATATTAATCTGTCTGGATTAATGTGGTgggataattttaaagttaaatatggGCGGAATGTCTTCGGATAGGAACCCCTTTTCCTCAATCCCCATCCTAACTAAAGACAAAGTACGAAGACGTTTATATTCCAgaaagtatataaaagattATGTTATGTTTAGCACTAGTGAGCTATCGTGATTTAGTTTCACATATATACCCTCttggtcagataactttgtcgatAAGGGTGCTTAAATTTTCTTgactaaacatttaaaaaaaatttacaaattgtacAGCTGATTTGTCAACAAATTACGTcgtgaattaaacaaaatatctgTAGTGGTGGCAACATTTACAGGCTACACTGGGGATTtccaaatacaaataataagttGCAAATGGAAATTTTTGATGAGAGAT of Papilio machaon chromosome 6, ilPapMach1.1, whole genome shotgun sequence contains these proteins:
- the LOC106710982 gene encoding eukaryotic translation initiation factor 4E, with the translated sequence MAGNNTEEVEGTTTDSKTNTPAELPPEFLIKHPLQNTWSLWFYDNDRTKTWEENLLELTTFDTVEDFWRLYHHIKLPSELRQGHDYAVFKQGIRPMWEDDANKMGGRWLISLEKKQRNSDLDRFWLEIILLLIGENFEHSDEICGAVVNVRPKLDKIGVWTADTSKQQANLEIGRKIKEQLGIHGKIGFQLHRDTMVKHSSATKNLYTV